Proteins from one Penaeus monodon isolate SGIC_2016 chromosome 39, NSTDA_Pmon_1, whole genome shotgun sequence genomic window:
- the LOC119597657 gene encoding protein white-like isoform X2, with amino-acid sequence MGASGAGKTTLLNALTFRSDAVLKIKGSLYVNGRKVTPTLLTSRSAYVQQDDLFIGTMTVKEQLVFQANLRMDKDIPTHRRMQRVEEVMKELSLVKCAGTLIGIPGRIKGISGGETKRLAFACEMLTNPPLMFCDEPTTGLDSFMARNIVQAMRNMAQHGKTIISTIHQPSSEVFEQFDRVLLMAEGRVAFLGSTEGALDFFKGLGHHCPENFNPADFFISTLAIQPGKEDECRGFVAQVCDTFSASTAGREVAGAAVINAKSSGANAVGGADYVEIRKSPYKASWGEQCKAVFKRSAMENIREPMVLRVKLFQTLLISLLVGLIYFDQENDYIGVSNINGAIFLLLTQMSFSNTFGVVNAFCAELPVFLREHFNGIYRVDVYYLSKNLAELPFGIVLPLIFTAIMYFMVGMNPLVERFFATVGILMLVANAAVSFGYMISCLSKDVNVALALSAPLLIPLMLFGGFFLNSQSVPWYFIWIKYLSWFNYGNEALIINQWAGIENITCAEDSANGTTCATTGEQVIANLGYSKDNMGLDIGILFALIVGYRLVGFLLLLAKTSRKGVKSVE; translated from the exons ATGGGCGCGTCGGGGGCGGGGAAGACCACCCTCCTCAACGCCCTCACCTTCAGGAGTGATGCCGTCCTCAAGATCAAAG gTTCCCTCTACGTGAACGGCAGGAAGGTGACCCCCACGCTGCTGACGAGCCGTTCAGCCTACGTTCAGCAAGACGACCTGTTCATTGGGACGATGACGGTCAAGGAGCAGCTGGTTTTccag GCCAACCTTCGAATGGACAAGGACATTCCGACACACAGGAGAATGCAGAGGGTGGAGGAAGTGATGAAAGAG ctAAGTCTGGTCAAGTGCGCGGGGACCCTGATCGGCATCCCTGGGCGCATTAAGGGCATCTCGGGCGGAGAAACCAAGCGCCTGGCCTTTGCTTGCGAG ATGTTAACGAATCCTCCCCTCATGTTCTGCGACGAACCCACGACAGGCCTCGATTCCTTCATGGCCAGGAACATCGTGCAGGCCATGAGGAACATGGCCCAGCACGGCAAGACCATTATTTCGACCATACATCAGCCCAGTTCGGAG gtgTTCGAGCAGTTCGACCGCGTGCTCCTGATGGCCGAGGGTCGAGTGGCGTTCCTCGGCTCGACGGAAGGGGCTCTCGACTTCTTCAAGGG cCTGGGCCACCACTGCCCCGAGAACTTCAACCCGGCGGACTTCTTCATCTCGACGCTCGCCATCCAGCCCGGGAAGGAGGACGAGTGCAGGGGCTTCGTGGCCCAGGTCTGCGATACCTTCTCGGCGAGCACGGCGGGGCGGGAGGTGGCGGGGGCGGCCGTGATCAACGCCAAGTCCTCGGGGGCGAACGCTGTGGGCGGCGCTGATTACGTGGAG atACGCAAGTCCCCCTACAAGGCCAGTTGGGGAGAGCAGTGCAAGGCGGTGTTCAAGAGATCAGCCATGGAGAACATTCGAGAACCGATGGTGTTGAGAGTCAAGCTGTTCCAGACACTG CTGATCTCGCTTTTGGTGGGACTAATCTATTTCGACCAAGAAAACGACTATATTGGTGTTTCCAACATCAACGGcgcaatatttttacttctcactcAGATGAGCTTTAGCAACACCTTCGGAGTGGTGAAT GCCTTCTGCGCCGAGCTCCCAGTTTTCCTCCGCGAGCATTTCAACGGCATCTATCGCGTCGACGTCTATTACCTGAGCAAGAACCTGGCGGAGCTGCCCTTCGGGATCGTGCTGCCCTTGATCTTCACGGCCATAATGTACTTCATGGTGGGGATGAATCCGCTGGTCGAGAGGTTCTTCGCCACCGTCGGGATCCTCATGCTGGTGGCCAACGCGGCCGTGTCCTTCG GCTACATGATCTCGTGTCTGTCGAAGGATGTGAACGTGGCGCTGGCTCTCTCGGCGCCGCTGCTCATCCCCCTAATGCTGTTTGGCGGATTCTTCCTCAATTCACA gtcGGTTCCCTGGTACTTCATCTGGATCAAGTACCTTTCCTGGTTCAACTACGGCAACGAGGCCCTGATCATCAACCAGTGGGCCGGCATCGAGAACATCACCTGCGCGGAGGACAGTGCCAACGGGACCACCTGTGCCACCACTGGGGAGCAGGTTATCGCCAATCTGGGGTATAGCAAG GATAACATGGGCTTGGACATCGGCATCCTGTTCGCCCTCATCGTGGGATACCGTCTTGTGGGATTCCTGCTCCTGCTGGCCAAGACCTCGAGGAAGGGAGTCAAGAGTGTGGAATAG
- the LOC119597657 gene encoding protein white-like isoform X1 translates to MSRVRDASGVDNPGFRSEPGDVVVPLETASERLTYSWENLNIFASVTQGCGRKKKVTEKHILKDVTGICRPGELLAIMGASGAGKTTLLNALTFRSDAVLKIKGSLYVNGRKVTPTLLTSRSAYVQQDDLFIGTMTVKEQLVFQANLRMDKDIPTHRRMQRVEEVMKELSLVKCAGTLIGIPGRIKGISGGETKRLAFACEMLTNPPLMFCDEPTTGLDSFMARNIVQAMRNMAQHGKTIISTIHQPSSEVFEQFDRVLLMAEGRVAFLGSTEGALDFFKGLGHHCPENFNPADFFISTLAIQPGKEDECRGFVAQVCDTFSASTAGREVAGAAVINAKSSGANAVGGADYVEIRKSPYKASWGEQCKAVFKRSAMENIREPMVLRVKLFQTLLISLLVGLIYFDQENDYIGVSNINGAIFLLLTQMSFSNTFGVVNAFCAELPVFLREHFNGIYRVDVYYLSKNLAELPFGIVLPLIFTAIMYFMVGMNPLVERFFATVGILMLVANAAVSFGYMISCLSKDVNVALALSAPLLIPLMLFGGFFLNSQSVPWYFIWIKYLSWFNYGNEALIINQWAGIENITCAEDSANGTTCATTGEQVIANLGYSKDNMGLDIGILFALIVGYRLVGFLLLLAKTSRKGVKSVE, encoded by the exons cCGGGGGACGTGGTCGTTCCCCTCGAGACGGCGTCGGAGCGTCTCACTTACTCCTGGGAGAACCTGAACATCTTCGCCAGCGTGACCCAAGGCtgcgggaggaagaagaaggtgacGGAGAAGCACATTCTGAAGGATG tGACGGGCATCTGTCGCCCCGGAGAGCTGCTGGCCATCATGGGCGCGTCGGGGGCGGGGAAGACCACCCTCCTCAACGCCCTCACCTTCAGGAGTGATGCCGTCCTCAAGATCAAAG gTTCCCTCTACGTGAACGGCAGGAAGGTGACCCCCACGCTGCTGACGAGCCGTTCAGCCTACGTTCAGCAAGACGACCTGTTCATTGGGACGATGACGGTCAAGGAGCAGCTGGTTTTccag GCCAACCTTCGAATGGACAAGGACATTCCGACACACAGGAGAATGCAGAGGGTGGAGGAAGTGATGAAAGAG ctAAGTCTGGTCAAGTGCGCGGGGACCCTGATCGGCATCCCTGGGCGCATTAAGGGCATCTCGGGCGGAGAAACCAAGCGCCTGGCCTTTGCTTGCGAG ATGTTAACGAATCCTCCCCTCATGTTCTGCGACGAACCCACGACAGGCCTCGATTCCTTCATGGCCAGGAACATCGTGCAGGCCATGAGGAACATGGCCCAGCACGGCAAGACCATTATTTCGACCATACATCAGCCCAGTTCGGAG gtgTTCGAGCAGTTCGACCGCGTGCTCCTGATGGCCGAGGGTCGAGTGGCGTTCCTCGGCTCGACGGAAGGGGCTCTCGACTTCTTCAAGGG cCTGGGCCACCACTGCCCCGAGAACTTCAACCCGGCGGACTTCTTCATCTCGACGCTCGCCATCCAGCCCGGGAAGGAGGACGAGTGCAGGGGCTTCGTGGCCCAGGTCTGCGATACCTTCTCGGCGAGCACGGCGGGGCGGGAGGTGGCGGGGGCGGCCGTGATCAACGCCAAGTCCTCGGGGGCGAACGCTGTGGGCGGCGCTGATTACGTGGAG atACGCAAGTCCCCCTACAAGGCCAGTTGGGGAGAGCAGTGCAAGGCGGTGTTCAAGAGATCAGCCATGGAGAACATTCGAGAACCGATGGTGTTGAGAGTCAAGCTGTTCCAGACACTG CTGATCTCGCTTTTGGTGGGACTAATCTATTTCGACCAAGAAAACGACTATATTGGTGTTTCCAACATCAACGGcgcaatatttttacttctcactcAGATGAGCTTTAGCAACACCTTCGGAGTGGTGAAT GCCTTCTGCGCCGAGCTCCCAGTTTTCCTCCGCGAGCATTTCAACGGCATCTATCGCGTCGACGTCTATTACCTGAGCAAGAACCTGGCGGAGCTGCCCTTCGGGATCGTGCTGCCCTTGATCTTCACGGCCATAATGTACTTCATGGTGGGGATGAATCCGCTGGTCGAGAGGTTCTTCGCCACCGTCGGGATCCTCATGCTGGTGGCCAACGCGGCCGTGTCCTTCG GCTACATGATCTCGTGTCTGTCGAAGGATGTGAACGTGGCGCTGGCTCTCTCGGCGCCGCTGCTCATCCCCCTAATGCTGTTTGGCGGATTCTTCCTCAATTCACA gtcGGTTCCCTGGTACTTCATCTGGATCAAGTACCTTTCCTGGTTCAACTACGGCAACGAGGCCCTGATCATCAACCAGTGGGCCGGCATCGAGAACATCACCTGCGCGGAGGACAGTGCCAACGGGACCACCTGTGCCACCACTGGGGAGCAGGTTATCGCCAATCTGGGGTATAGCAAG GATAACATGGGCTTGGACATCGGCATCCTGTTCGCCCTCATCGTGGGATACCGTCTTGTGGGATTCCTGCTCCTGCTGGCCAAGACCTCGAGGAAGGGAGTCAAGAGTGTGGAATAG